The following is a genomic window from Opitutus sp. GAS368.
CACGAGCCGGTCGCGCCAGGCGTCGTGCGCCGGGAGCGACTTGTTCTTCAGGAGCAGCGCCGGCCCGTCCAGCAGCGCGGCCGCCTGCGCCTCGGTCAGGAACTTTGGCAGGTTTTTTTGCAGCTTCGGCAGCGGCGCGCCGGCGAAGGGGTTGCGCTCCAGCCGGCCGCGTTGCATCCAGTAGCGGTAGAACGCGCGCAGGCCGGACACATGGTTGTGCAGCGTGCGGCGGTCGTAGCGGCGCTGGGCCTCGATGACAAAGTCGCGCACGTCGCGCGCGGTCAGCACGTCAAAGCCGCCTTCCCCGCGCTGGCTGCGCTGGAGCCAGTGAAAGAAATCAACGAAGGCCTGCCCGTAGTTGCGCGCCGTGTAGACGGAGTAGCGCCGCTCCTTCCGGAGGTGGTCGAGGAAAGGCTGGAGCCACGCGCCGGCGATGTCCGCGGGCAACGCGTCTGGCGTCTTTTCTGCCTTTGGTTTCATGGTCGGGGCCATTGCCCTCAATGGCCCTTCATGGGCGGTTGGGGGCAACCGCCCCTACCCTCGCTTCGATTCCTCCCATCACGCGGTCACATTCCTTGCGCAGGGCGGACTCGGGGTCGAGGCCGCGCTGGCGGCAGGCCGCCGCCAGTTCGTAAAGCTGCCGCCCGGCCGCGGCCTCCGTGAGGCCGGCCGCCAGCCGGGCCACGCCGGCGCCGTCCACGATCCCGTCGGCTGGCAGCGACTGTTTCTCGATCCGCTTGGCCACTTCCTCGGCGAACATCAGCGCCGGAAGGCGCGGCGGCAGTTTTTTGAAGACGGCCGACTCCGTCTTGCCGGCGGCCGCCTTTTCGGTGGCCTTCACCTTTTCCCACACCTCGATGACCTGCGCGGAGTTGTCGGCGCGGCCGTCGCCGAAGACGTGCGGGTGGCGGCGGATGAGCTTCTCATTGATCTCGCGCGCGACGTCGTCGAAGTCGAAGTCCCCGCGTTCCGCCGCGAGCTGGGCATGGAACACCACCTGGATCAGCACGTCGCCGAGTTCCTCGCGCATGTGCGGGAGGTCGTTCCGGTCGATGGTGTCGAGCAGCTCGCTGCACTCGTCGATCAGGCAGCGGGCCAGCGTCTGGTGGGTTTGCTCACGGTCCCACGGGCAGCCGTCGGGGGCGCGGAGCCGGGCCATGGTCCGGCGGAGTTCGTCAATCGCACTCATTCATCTTGGAGTAACCACGAAACCCATCAAATACACCAAAAAAGCCGGGTATTTTCAGTTTCCTTTTCGTGTGTTTCGTGTGTTTCGTGGTGCCCTTCTGATGGACAAGCTGACCGAAATCATGGCCCACAAGCGGCGGGAGATCGCCCCGTTGCTGCGGCCCGTGTTCCCGGACGAACTGGCGGCGCTGGACCGCGACCTGGCCAGGCCGCCGTCCTTCCGGGCGGCGCTCCGCCGGCCCGACGGCCGCCTGGCGGTCATTGCCGAGATCAAGCGCCGGTCCCCTTCCGCCGGCGTCATCAAGGAAAATGCCTCCGCGCTCGAGCAGGCGCACCGTTACCGCGCCGCGGGCGCCGGCGCCCTGTCCATCCTCACCGACGAAAAGTATTTCGGCGGCCGCCTGGAGGACCTGCAGGAAGTCACGGGGGATTTCGCCGCGCAGGGTCCGGCCATTCCCTGCCTGCGCAAGGACTTCATGGTCCACCCCGTCCAGGTGCTGCAGGCCCGCCTGGCCGGCGCCAGCGCCATCCTGCTCATCGTCCGGGCGCTGACCGACGAGGAAATCGAGGCGCTGCACTCGGCCGCCACCGCCGCCGGGCTCGACGCGCTCTTTGAGATCCACACCGAGGACGAGCTGGCGCGCGCCGTCCGCCACGGGGCGAAGATCATCGGCGTGAACAACCGCGACCTCGCGATCTTCCAGACCGACCTCGGCCTGTCCGAGCGCCTCATTCCCCTTTTCCCGAAGGACGTCGTGGCTGTCAGCGAGAGCGGCATCGCCACCGGGGCCGATGCCGCCCGGGCCAAGGCCGCCGGCGCGCATGCCGTGCTGGTCGGCGAGTCGCTGATGCGGGCCGCCGACCCGGCCGCCGTGATCCGGGAGTTTCACCGCCATGTTTGAGCACCGCAAGGACCAGCTCCTGCCCCGGCGCGAATTCGTCCTGCGGCTGGGCTGGAGTATCGCGGTCGGCGGTGCGCTCATTCTCCTTTCGCTCAGCATCGGCCTGCTGGGTTACCATTTCATCGCCGGCCTGGGTTGGATCGACGCCTTCCTCGACGCCGCCATGATCCTGTCCGGTATGGGGCCGATTTCGCCCCTGCACACCGACGCGGCCAAGCTGTTCGCCGGCTGCTATGCCATCTACTGCGGCGTCGCGCTGCTCGGCACGACAGCCATCATCTTTGCGCCGGTGATCCACCGCTCGCTCCACAAGTTCCATCTGGAGTGGGACGACAAGAAATAGCCGCATGCCGCTGACGCCAAAAAGCACGCGCGAGCTGCTCGCCCAGCTCGGCCACGAGCCGAAGCGCTTCCTCGGGCAGAATTTCCTCGTCGACGGCAACATCGTCCGCAAATCCCTCGAGCTCGGCGGCGTCGCGCCGGGCGACACGGTCGTCGAGATCGGGCCGGGCCTCGGCACGCTGACCAACGCCCTGCTCGAGGCCGGCGCGGAGGTCTGGGCGATCGAGCGCGACTACAACCTGCACAAGCATCTCGCCGCCACCCTCGCCGCGACCAACCCGCGCCTCCACCTGATGGAGGGCGACGCCGTCGAGCACCCGCTGGCGGGGCTTGATCCTTTGGAGCGCGGGCGACCCCGCCCGCGAGACGTGGGCGGCGAGGTCGCCGCCCCTCCATCAGCCCGTCCCTTCAAGATCGTGGCCAACCTGCCCTACGCCATCGCCACGCCCTGGCTCGATGGCGTGCTCTCCGGCCCGCTGCCGGACCGCATGGTGCTCATGCTCCAGCAGGAGGCGGCGCAGCGCTACGTCGCCCGGCCGGGTTCCAAGACTTTCGGCGCCATCTCCATCTTCCTGCAGGCCGCCTATGCCGTCGCGCCCGGCCACAAGGTGGACGGCTCGTGCTTTTATCCGCAGCCGGACATCGAGTCCTACCTGCTCCACCTCACGCGCCTGCCGGCGCCGTTCACCTTCCCCGCGGCCACCAAGGCCGTCATCCGCGCCTGCTTCCAGCAGCGCCGGAAACAAATCGGCGGCCTGTTGCGCGGCAAGCTGCCCGACGGTGGCGCGGCGTGGCTGGCGAAGCTGGCGGCGGCCGGCCTCAGCGCCGCCACCCGGCCGGAGCAGATTCCCGTGGCACAGTGGCGGGAACTGACGGTCTGACGGGGTGGCTTGAAAAATCATCTCCGTCCGCTAGCTTTCACCGCCATGTTCCGCCAGTTCCTGCTTCTCACCGCCGGCGCCCTGGTGCCCGCGGCCGTCTCCGCCCAGAACGTGGAGCTGGCGGGCAGGCTGGAGGGCGACACCTACGTGTCGGCCACGGGCGAGTTCAAGGTGCCCCTGCCGGTGTTGCGCGAGCTGGGCGGCACGATCACCGACACGGAGAACGTTGTCACCTTCACCGACAGCTACAACACGCACATCAGCATCGCCTGTTTTCCCCAGGATGCCCTGCAGCGCTGGGAGTTCGAGACGCGGGGCCGGCGCGACTACCTGCTGTATTTCTTCACGGATTTCGTGCTCGCGGACTTTGCGCGGCGGTTTCCCGGTTCCACGATCGAGAGCGCCCGGTTCATCCCGGAGCTGATGGAAGGAGCCCTGGTCACCTATGCCCTTCTGCCAGGCGGTTCGTATTTCGAGCCCAAGGACAGCGCCCTCGGCCCCCCGGCGAACAAGGTCACCGCCAAGCGCGGCACGCTGCTTTTCGTGCGCAACGGGCACGTCTTTGTGCTGAGCACCGAGCTCGCCGAGCGGGCCACCCAGCGCAGCACCTATCAGGCGACCCCCGAGAAGGAAAACGCCCAGCTGACGGGCCGGCTCACGGAACTCGTCGGCCGCCTGGTCTTCCCCGGCCCCAAGCCGCACAATCCCTGAGCGTCCGCGCATGAGCGAAGCTTACGAGGAGGTCATCCAGGGCGAGATGGTCAGCCGGCGTCCGCCGCCCCTCGCCCACGAAACCCTCGTCAACCGGTTGCACGCGCTCGTGGCCACGGCCCTGGGGCCAAACGCCGCCCTGCAGCTCCTGCCGCCGCGCGCCAGCCTGCAGCTGGCCGACGACTGCGTCCTGCGGCCCGACCTCACCGTGGTCCGCACCGCGCCGGAGCTGGCGGGCTCCGCCCGTCTCTACCTTGTAGCCGAGGTGCTGCTGCCCGGCGACCACCACCTCGACACCTTCGTGAAGAAGCAGCTCTGGTCGGATCTCCGCCTGCCGCGGCTCTGGATGGTCGATCCGCGCTACCTGAACGTGGAGGTCTACGGCCTCGGGGAATACGGCTTCACGCTCGAGGATATCCTCGCCCACCACCATCCGCTCACCGATCCGGAGCTGCCCGGACTTGGTTGCAGTATGGACGAACTCTTCGCTAGGCTCTGAACTTCATCCATCCCCCCATGCTCCGCCTCCTCGTCCTCATGTGCGCCCTCACCGTGTCCGTCCCGGCCTTTGACCTGGTCAATCCCAAGCCGCCCGTCGCGGCGAAAAAGCCCAAGGACGTCACCGTCCACGAGGACAAGCGCATCGACGACTACTTCTGGCTGCGCGAGAAGGGCCAGCCGGAGGTGGTGAACTACCTCGAGCAGGAGAACGCCTACACCGAGGCCGTGCTCGCCCCGGCCAAGGAACTCCGCGCGGCGCTCTACAAGGAGATGGTCGGCCGCATCAAGGAAGACGACAGCTCCGCCCCGGTGCCTTTCCGCGGTTACGCCTATTACACCCGCACCGAGAAGGACCGGCAGTATCCGATCTATTGCCGCAAGGGCTTGGCGGCCGGCGCGGCCGAGGAGATCCTCCTCGACCTGAACAAGATGATCGGCACGAACACCTACATCTCCGTCGGGCAATACCACGTGAGCGACGACGGCACACGTCTCGCCTACGCCGTCGACTGGACCGGCTACCGCCAATACGAGGTCTTCGTCATGGACCTCGCCACGAAGGCGCTCATCCCGCAGGCGATCGGCAAGGTCGCCAGCCTCGAGTGGGGCGCCGGCCACGACGTGCTCTATTACGTGACCGAGAACGACAGCAAGCGCTCGGACAAGCTCCACCGCTGGACCCTCAGCACCGGGAAGCACGAGCTGCTCTACGAGGACAAGGACGAGCTCTTCAATCTCGACGTGCAGAAGTCGCGCGACAACCAGTTCATCTTCTGCCTCTCCGAGAGCAAGCTCACCACCGAGGTCTTCGCCCTGCCGGCCGTCAGCACCGGCACGGAGCTCAAGAGCCTGCTCGGCCGCACCGAGAACGTGAAATACTTCGCCGAGCACCGGGCCGGGAAATTCTACTACGTCACCAACCGCGACGGCGCCAAGAACTACAAGGTCGCCGCCGCGCCCGACACGGCCCCCGCCCAGCTGGCCGACATCATCCCGCACAATCCCGCCATCAAGGTCGAGGAGTTCGACATGTTCGCCGGCCACATGGTGGTCACCGAACGGGAGAACGGCCTGCCGCACTTGCGCGTCTACGACTTCGCCACCGGCCGGTCGAAGCGTCTGGAGATGCCCGACGCGGCCTACGAGGTCGGGGGCGACCGGAACTGGGAGTTCGACACCACCGAATATCGTTTCAACTACCAGTCGCTCGCCCGGCCGCCG
Proteins encoded in this region:
- a CDS encoding Uma2 family endonuclease; translation: MSEAYEEVIQGEMVSRRPPPLAHETLVNRLHALVATALGPNAALQLLPPRASLQLADDCVLRPDLTVVRTAPELAGSARLYLVAEVLLPGDHHLDTFVKKQLWSDLRLPRLWMVDPRYLNVEVYGLGEYGFTLEDILAHHHPLTDPELPGLGCSMDELFARL
- the rsmA gene encoding 16S rRNA (adenine(1518)-N(6)/adenine(1519)-N(6))-dimethyltransferase RsmA; translation: MPLTPKSTRELLAQLGHEPKRFLGQNFLVDGNIVRKSLELGGVAPGDTVVEIGPGLGTLTNALLEAGAEVWAIERDYNLHKHLAATLAATNPRLHLMEGDAVEHPLAGLDPLERGRPRPRDVGGEVAAPPSARPFKIVANLPYAIATPWLDGVLSGPLPDRMVLMLQQEAAQRYVARPGSKTFGAISIFLQAAYAVAPGHKVDGSCFYPQPDIESYLLHLTRLPAPFTFPAATKAVIRACFQQRRKQIGGLLRGKLPDGGAAWLAKLAAAGLSAATRPEQIPVAQWRELTV
- the trpC gene encoding indole-3-glycerol phosphate synthase TrpC, whose translation is MDKLTEIMAHKRREIAPLLRPVFPDELAALDRDLARPPSFRAALRRPDGRLAVIAEIKRRSPSAGVIKENASALEQAHRYRAAGAGALSILTDEKYFGGRLEDLQEVTGDFAAQGPAIPCLRKDFMVHPVQVLQARLAGASAILLIVRALTDEEIEALHSAATAAGLDALFEIHTEDELARAVRHGAKIIGVNNRDLAIFQTDLGLSERLIPLFPKDVVAVSESGIATGADAARAKAAGAHAVLVGESLMRAADPAAVIREFHRHV
- a CDS encoding tyrosine recombinase XerC yields the protein MKPKAEKTPDALPADIAGAWLQPFLDHLRKERRYSVYTARNYGQAFVDFFHWLQRSQRGEGGFDVLTARDVRDFVIEAQRRYDRRTLHNHVSGLRAFYRYWMQRGRLERNPFAGAPLPKLQKNLPKFLTEAQAAALLDGPALLLKNKSLPAHDAWRDRLVLELLYGGGLRVSEVVALNYGAVDFGAGSARVLGKGRKERICPLGATAMKVLAKFRAEFAHGTGPADPVVVAAPGRRMTVRAVQLLVKKYLALADLPMDLSPHKLRHSFATHLLNSGADLRTVQELLGHANLTTTQIYTHTSVARLKEIYAKAHPRA
- a CDS encoding MazG family protein, with translation MSAIDELRRTMARLRAPDGCPWDREQTHQTLARCLIDECSELLDTIDRNDLPHMREELGDVLIQVVFHAQLAAERGDFDFDDVAREINEKLIRRHPHVFGDGRADNSAQVIEVWEKVKATEKAAAGKTESAVFKKLPPRLPALMFAEEVAKRIEKQSLPADGIVDGAGVARLAAGLTEAAAGRQLYELAAACRQRGLDPESALRKECDRVMGGIEARVGAVAPNRP
- a CDS encoding S9 family peptidase, which gives rise to MLRLLVLMCALTVSVPAFDLVNPKPPVAAKKPKDVTVHEDKRIDDYFWLREKGQPEVVNYLEQENAYTEAVLAPAKELRAALYKEMVGRIKEDDSSAPVPFRGYAYYTRTEKDRQYPIYCRKGLAAGAAEEILLDLNKMIGTNTYISVGQYHVSDDGTRLAYAVDWTGYRQYEVFVMDLATKALIPQAIGKVASLEWGAGHDVLYYVTENDSKRSDKLHRWTLSTGKHELLYEDKDELFNLDVQKSRDNQFIFCLSESKLTTEVFALPAVSTGTELKSLLGRTENVKYFAEHRAGKFYYVTNRDGAKNYKVAAAPDTAPAQLADIIPHNPAIKVEEFDMFAGHMVVTERENGLPHLRVYDFATGRSKRLEMPDAAYEVGGDRNWEFDTTEYRFNYQSLARPPTVYAANLTTGARTLIKQTEVLGGFAPKNYKSERLWAVARDGTKVPLSIVYRADLDRTKPQPLWLYGYGSYGISLPVSFSSSRVSLLDRGVIYVIAHIRGGGELGEEWREAGRMEKKMNTFNDFVDCAQWLVDRHWTTPKQLVTSGGSAGGLLMGAVLNQRPDLFAAAIVQVPFVDVLNTMLDATLPLTTEEYIEWGNPNIKEQYFWMRAYSPYDNLKKAAYPNLLVNVSYNDSQVPYWEGTKYLAKLRTLDTGHNATLLHATMGAGHGGAAGRYDALNDVARNYAFFLQALGMSK